The following are encoded together in the Bubalus kerabau isolate K-KA32 ecotype Philippines breed swamp buffalo chromosome 3, PCC_UOA_SB_1v2, whole genome shotgun sequence genome:
- the ARL5A gene encoding ADP-ribosylation factor-like protein 5A isoform X1, translating to MGILFTRIWRLFNHQEHKVIIVGLDNAGKTTILYQFSMNEVVHTSPTIGSNVEEIVINNTRFLMWDIGGQESLRSSWNTYYTNTEFVIVVVDSTDRERISVTREELYKMLAHEDLRKAGLLIFANKQDVKGCMTVAEISQFLKLTSIKDHQWHIQACCALTGEGLCQGLEWMMSRLKIR from the exons agcACAAAGTTATCATTGTTGGGCTGGATAATGCAGGAAAAACTACCATCCTATACCAATT TTCTATGAATGAAGTTGTGCATACGTCCCCAACAATAGGAAGTAATGTAGAAGAGATAGTGATTAATAATACACGTTTTCTAATGTGGGATATTGGTGGCCAAGAATCTCTTCGTTCTTCCTGGAACACTTACTATACTAACACGGAG tTTGTAATAGTTGTTGTGGACAGTACAGACAGAGAAAGGATTTCTGTAACTAGAGAAGAACTCTATAAAATGTTAGCCCATGAG gACCTAAGGAAAGCTGGATTGCTGATTTTTGCTAATAAACAAGATGTTAAAGGATGCATGACTGTAGCAGAAATCTCCCAGTTTTTGAAACTAACTTCTATTAAAGATCACCAGTGGCATATCCAGGCATGCTGTGCTCTTACTGGCGAGGG attATGCCAAGGACTTGAATGGATGATGTCACGACTTAAGATTAGATGA
- the ARL5A gene encoding ADP-ribosylation factor-like protein 5A isoform X2 has product MNEVVHTSPTIGSNVEEIVINNTRFLMWDIGGQESLRSSWNTYYTNTEFVIVVVDSTDRERISVTREELYKMLAHEDLRKAGLLIFANKQDVKGCMTVAEISQFLKLTSIKDHQWHIQACCALTGEGLCQGLEWMMSRLKIR; this is encoded by the exons ATGAATGAAGTTGTGCATACGTCCCCAACAATAGGAAGTAATGTAGAAGAGATAGTGATTAATAATACACGTTTTCTAATGTGGGATATTGGTGGCCAAGAATCTCTTCGTTCTTCCTGGAACACTTACTATACTAACACGGAG tTTGTAATAGTTGTTGTGGACAGTACAGACAGAGAAAGGATTTCTGTAACTAGAGAAGAACTCTATAAAATGTTAGCCCATGAG gACCTAAGGAAAGCTGGATTGCTGATTTTTGCTAATAAACAAGATGTTAAAGGATGCATGACTGTAGCAGAAATCTCCCAGTTTTTGAAACTAACTTCTATTAAAGATCACCAGTGGCATATCCAGGCATGCTGTGCTCTTACTGGCGAGGG attATGCCAAGGACTTGAATGGATGATGTCACGACTTAAGATTAGATGA